A DNA window from Methanomassiliicoccus sp. contains the following coding sequences:
- a CDS encoding U32 family peptidase codes for MEVLAPAGSKESFKAALAGGADAIYLGGKLFGARRFAQNFSDPELAGAVRLAHSRGVKVYVTVNVLIKERELPLAYDYLDVLDRIGVDAVIVQDRGLARLILDNYGMPVHASTQMGIHSPEDARWAESMGMKRAILARELGLEEVERVRSASNIGIEVFIHGALCYAFSGQCLFSSVLGGRSGNRGMCAQPCRKRYTLGKETAYLLSTADLFSVDALPALMRMGVEAVKIEGRLRSPTYVYLASKVYKAAVERASRGEEELITPRERELLSVAFNRGFSSGYLLTDKVMQRSYPESRGLPLGTARSEGRTVRVHGAMQEGDGITFYRDGEKIGGFEVRAPRREGDQTVVASPFRLELGEYAAYKTKDREFPAIEREISAIPISDSQVKRRRTHLDLPTVERPPRQGELSFYISSIPSLEAVLPCAGRVYFDAGPHLEEAIERCRASGVEIVANLPRVTMKVPPMPSVPLMVSSPGQAFAFPDRRLYGSYFMNVFNSLSKPELYQSTLSVELSRDDLKDLTAHHRGRLEVMVFGRVELMVTRDPSLSEGTLIDERGARFPVFRDHCGYAHILNSSDLFLLDFLGELDRMGIDSYGIDLRQRPADLCSLVAKAFHRRDLRSKDRIKRRVGSITAGHYLRGVQ; via the coding sequence ATGGAAGTGCTCGCCCCCGCCGGGTCCAAAGAGTCGTTCAAGGCCGCCCTGGCCGGCGGTGCCGATGCTATCTACCTCGGCGGCAAGCTGTTCGGGGCCCGGCGCTTCGCTCAAAACTTCTCCGACCCGGAACTAGCCGGAGCGGTTAGGCTGGCCCACTCCCGCGGGGTCAAGGTGTACGTGACGGTGAACGTGCTGATCAAGGAGCGGGAGCTCCCCTTGGCCTACGACTACCTCGATGTGCTGGACCGCATCGGAGTGGATGCGGTCATCGTGCAGGACCGCGGCCTTGCCCGACTCATTCTGGACAATTACGGAATGCCGGTGCACGCCTCGACCCAGATGGGGATCCACTCTCCTGAGGATGCCCGGTGGGCGGAGAGCATGGGGATGAAGAGGGCCATACTGGCCCGGGAGCTTGGCCTCGAAGAAGTGGAGAGGGTACGAAGCGCGAGCAACATCGGGATCGAGGTGTTCATCCACGGGGCGCTGTGCTACGCCTTCTCAGGCCAATGCCTCTTCTCCTCGGTGCTGGGGGGCCGCTCGGGTAACCGGGGAATGTGTGCTCAGCCCTGCCGGAAGCGCTACACCCTGGGGAAGGAGACGGCATACCTGCTGTCCACCGCCGACCTGTTCTCGGTGGACGCTCTTCCCGCACTGATGCGGATGGGTGTGGAGGCGGTCAAGATCGAGGGTCGGCTGCGCTCCCCTACCTATGTCTACCTGGCGTCCAAGGTATACAAGGCGGCGGTGGAGCGCGCATCCCGAGGCGAAGAGGAACTGATCACTCCGCGCGAAAGGGAACTGCTCTCCGTAGCCTTCAACAGAGGATTCAGCTCGGGATACCTGTTGACGGACAAGGTTATGCAGCGCTCTTACCCAGAATCCCGGGGGCTGCCCCTGGGGACCGCACGTTCCGAGGGCCGCACGGTCAGGGTCCACGGCGCCATGCAGGAGGGGGATGGCATCACTTTCTACCGCGACGGAGAGAAGATCGGAGGCTTCGAGGTCCGTGCTCCCCGCCGGGAGGGCGACCAGACCGTTGTCGCCTCCCCCTTCCGGCTGGAATTAGGCGAGTACGCCGCCTACAAGACCAAGGACCGGGAGTTCCCGGCCATCGAGAGGGAGATCTCCGCGATCCCCATTTCTGATTCCCAGGTCAAACGGCGCCGCACCCATCTTGACCTCCCGACGGTGGAACGACCTCCGCGCCAGGGGGAGCTCTCATTCTACATCTCATCGATTCCATCGCTGGAGGCGGTCCTGCCATGCGCGGGGAGGGTGTACTTCGATGCCGGCCCTCACCTGGAGGAGGCGATCGAGCGGTGCCGAGCCTCGGGGGTGGAGATCGTGGCCAACCTGCCTCGGGTGACCATGAAGGTCCCCCCCATGCCCTCTGTACCGCTGATGGTCAGCTCCCCAGGGCAGGCTTTTGCCTTCCCCGACCGCCGCCTGTATGGCTCGTACTTCATGAATGTCTTCAACTCCCTGAGCAAGCCGGAGCTGTACCAGAGCACCCTTTCAGTAGAGCTTTCCAGGGACGACCTGAAGGATCTAACCGCGCACCACCGCGGCCGGCTGGAGGTCATGGTCTTCGGACGGGTGGAACTCATGGTTACTCGCGATCCCTCACTATCAGAGGGCACGCTTATCGATGAGCGAGGGGCACGGTTCCCGGTGTTCCGCGACCATTGCGGCTACGCTCACATCCTCAACTCCTCGGACCTCTTCCTCCTGGACTTCCTGGGCGAACTGGACCGCATGGGCATTGACTCCTACGGCATCGACCTGAGGCAGCGCCCCGCCGACCT